The following are encoded in a window of Nakamurella sp. A5-74 genomic DNA:
- the truA gene encoding tRNA pseudouridine(38-40) synthase TruA — translation MSAIPEFGAATRISSGIRLRLDISYNGTDFAGWAIQPGLRTVAGELQRALATLFKVHVPLVVAGRTDSGVHAGGQVAHLEIDPTALDGLALRPRSAGFPSTGDGQGEHQAGCTGLRRRLAGLLPRDLRVSSVRVAPDGFDARFSALRRHYRYRIALTDWGLDPLDSVGVLPYGRPLDVALMQCAAESLLGLHDFAAYCRPRADVFGRPASTVRELQQLRVCGDDDAVTLEVSADAFCHSMVRALVGMLIRVGEGREPVSGPAQLLAGRVRDSRVSTAPPCGLTLVNVDYPPDAELSARAVTTRALRDALPELGLAEQVSAAELG, via the coding sequence GTGAGTGCGATCCCAGAATTCGGAGCGGCAACCAGGATCTCCTCCGGAATCCGGCTCCGACTGGACATCTCCTACAACGGCACGGACTTTGCCGGCTGGGCGATCCAGCCCGGCCTGCGGACGGTCGCCGGAGAACTCCAGCGAGCACTGGCGACCCTGTTCAAGGTGCACGTCCCGCTGGTGGTGGCCGGTCGAACGGATTCCGGCGTCCACGCCGGCGGTCAGGTGGCCCATCTCGAGATCGATCCGACAGCGCTGGACGGGCTGGCACTGCGTCCCCGGTCCGCCGGGTTCCCGAGCACCGGGGACGGTCAGGGGGAGCACCAGGCCGGTTGTACGGGGCTGCGCCGGCGACTGGCCGGCCTGCTGCCCCGTGATCTGCGGGTCAGCTCGGTCCGGGTCGCCCCCGACGGTTTCGACGCCCGGTTCTCAGCACTCCGCCGGCACTACCGCTACCGGATCGCGTTGACCGACTGGGGTCTGGATCCACTGGACTCCGTCGGGGTGTTGCCCTACGGCAGGCCGCTCGACGTGGCCCTGATGCAGTGTGCCGCGGAGTCGTTGCTCGGGCTGCACGACTTCGCGGCCTACTGTCGCCCGCGCGCGGACGTGTTCGGCCGCCCGGCGTCCACGGTGCGGGAGCTGCAGCAGCTCAGGGTCTGCGGTGACGACGACGCCGTCACCCTCGAGGTGAGCGCCGACGCGTTCTGTCATTCGATGGTCCGCGCTCTGGTCGGAATGTTGATCAGGGTGGGCGAGGGCCGGGAGCCGGTCTCCGGGCCCGCACAGCTGCTCGCCGGCCGCGTCCGGGACTCCCGGGTGTCGACGGCCCCTCCCTGCGGTCTGACGTTGGTCAATGTCGACTATCCCCCCGATGCCGAACTGTCCGCCAGGGCGGTCACCACCAGGGCGCTCCGTGATGCGCTGCCCGAGCTCGGGTTGGCCGAACAGGTCTCCGCCGCCGAGCTGGGTTGA
- the glmM gene encoding phosphoglucosamine mutase encodes MGRLFGTDGVRGLANVDLTPALALRLATSAARVLTALSGGRAVESSPDPAAQLGSVPSAPVRRRRPLAVIGRDPRASGEMLESAVAAGLASAGMDVVLLGVLPTPGVAHLTADVGADLGVVISASHNAMPDNGIKIFGPGGHKLEDAVEDAIEADMAAEHVLPIGDGVGRITADHAAVSRYTDHLLVSTPHSLAGLTVVVDCAHGASSSVAPEVYRRAGARVVVIAGEPDGLNINEGVGSQHLDGLRVAVLEHGADLGIAHDGDADRCLAIAADGSVVDGDAILALLALYLQERGELEFGTVVTTVMANLGFHEAMSKAGIAVRTTAVGDRYILKEMRQGGFSLGGEQSGHFVMSDHATTGDGLLTALFLMGRVASSGISLANLARVVTRFPQVLINVRVSDKSVAESAPVLSAVQDAVAELGSSGRVLLRPSGTEPLVRVMVEAATAETAQAVAERVAQVVRSG; translated from the coding sequence ATGGGCCGACTCTTCGGCACCGACGGGGTTCGTGGGTTGGCCAACGTCGACCTCACCCCCGCTCTCGCCCTGCGCCTGGCCACCTCGGCCGCCCGTGTCCTCACCGCACTGTCGGGAGGCCGGGCGGTCGAGTCGTCTCCCGATCCGGCAGCGCAGCTCGGTTCTGTTCCTTCCGCTCCGGTCCGACGTCGGCGTCCGCTCGCGGTCATCGGCCGGGATCCGCGCGCCAGTGGCGAGATGCTCGAATCCGCGGTCGCTGCCGGGCTGGCCTCGGCCGGCATGGATGTCGTGCTGCTCGGTGTCCTGCCCACACCGGGGGTCGCCCACCTGACCGCCGACGTCGGCGCCGACCTGGGTGTCGTCATCTCCGCGTCGCACAACGCGATGCCGGACAACGGAATCAAGATCTTCGGGCCGGGCGGGCACAAACTCGAGGACGCCGTCGAGGACGCGATCGAGGCCGACATGGCGGCGGAGCACGTGCTGCCGATCGGTGACGGGGTCGGGCGGATCACCGCCGATCATGCGGCAGTCTCCCGCTACACGGACCACCTGCTGGTCTCCACCCCGCACTCGCTGGCCGGGCTGACCGTGGTGGTCGACTGCGCTCACGGAGCATCGTCATCCGTCGCTCCGGAGGTGTACCGGCGGGCCGGTGCCAGGGTCGTCGTCATCGCCGGCGAGCCGGACGGTCTCAACATCAACGAGGGTGTCGGATCCCAGCATCTCGATGGGCTCCGGGTCGCGGTGCTGGAGCACGGCGCCGATCTGGGGATCGCCCACGACGGCGATGCCGACCGGTGCCTGGCCATCGCCGCCGACGGCAGTGTCGTCGACGGGGACGCGATCCTGGCCCTGTTGGCGCTCTACCTGCAGGAACGGGGCGAGCTGGAGTTCGGCACCGTCGTCACGACGGTGATGGCCAACCTGGGATTCCACGAGGCGATGAGCAAGGCGGGTATCGCCGTGCGGACCACCGCCGTCGGCGATCGCTACATCCTGAAGGAAATGCGCCAGGGCGGGTTCTCGCTGGGCGGCGAGCAGTCCGGCCACTTCGTGATGAGCGACCACGCGACCACCGGGGACGGGCTGCTGACGGCACTGTTCCTGATGGGCCGGGTGGCCTCGAGCGGGATCTCGCTGGCGAACCTGGCCAGGGTGGTGACGCGGTTCCCGCAGGTGCTGATCAACGTACGGGTCAGCGACAAGTCCGTCGCCGAGTCGGCGCCGGTGCTCAGCGCCGTGCAGGACGCGGTTGCCGAGCTGGGTTCCTCCGGGCGGGTGCTGCTGCGGCCGTCCGGGACGGAGCCGCTGGTCAGGGTGATGGTGGAGGCCGCGACGGCCGAGACCGCCCAGGCGGTGGCCGAACGGGTGGCGCAGGTCGTCCGCTCCGGCTGA
- the rpsI gene encoding 30S ribosomal protein S9 — protein MTSPTDPTTSEAETTVSETPETTAPVEAAPVETDTAEDVTTDAPVADAPAAEETAEVVEATESTEAPAGDEATAAPADDEAPSIVPAAAAPVAVDRPVQTVGRRKEAVVRVRLMPGTGVFTLNGRTMDNYFPNKVHQQLIKEPLVTLEKEGIYDVHASLVGGGVTGQAGALRLGIARALIELDISDRPPLKKAGFLKRDPRVKERKKYGLKKARKAPQYSKR, from the coding sequence GTGACCTCTCCGACCGACCCCACCACCAGCGAGGCAGAAACCACTGTGAGCGAGACTCCCGAGACCACCGCGCCCGTCGAGGCCGCGCCCGTCGAGACTGACACTGCCGAGGACGTCACCACCGACGCCCCGGTTGCTGACGCCCCCGCGGCCGAGGAAACCGCAGAGGTCGTCGAGGCCACCGAGTCCACCGAGGCTCCGGCCGGCGACGAGGCCACTGCGGCTCCGGCCGATGACGAGGCACCGTCGATCGTTCCCGCCGCAGCCGCCCCGGTCGCCGTCGACCGCCCCGTGCAGACCGTCGGCCGCCGCAAGGAGGCCGTCGTCCGCGTCCGCCTCATGCCCGGCACCGGGGTGTTCACCCTCAACGGCCGCACCATGGACAACTACTTCCCGAACAAGGTCCACCAGCAGCTCATCAAGGAGCCGCTGGTCACCCTGGAGAAGGAAGGCATCTACGACGTCCACGCCTCGCTCGTCGGCGGCGGCGTCACCGGCCAGGCCGGTGCGTTGCGGCTCGGCATCGCCCGCGCCCTGATCGAACTCGACATCTCCGACCGGCCACCGTTGAAGAAGGCAGGCTTCCTCAAGCGCGACCCGCGGGTCAAGGAGCGCAAGAAGTACGGTCTGAAGAAGGCCCGTAAGGCTCCCCAGTACTCCAAGCGCTGA
- a CDS encoding NAD(P)H-hydrate dehydratase has protein sequence MIRAHSVLALREAEQHALARTPPGSLMHRAAGAVATGALRLLGSRGTPVVGARVVLLVGPGNNGADALFAGARLRRRGARVDAVLTAPERTHPEALAAVGREGGRIRPIAQLAPLLQSADLVVDGLLGIGAAPPLRGGIREVVALMDRLRSEGGTGPLGPMVLAVDVPTGVDPDTGTGDLTIRADLTVTFGAASTGLLVAPQGGTVWVVDLGLEPSTPPDAVSYEPEDLPSVVPEIGDDKFSSGVVGIHAGSPGYPGAAVLCTGAAVRARPCLVRFAGEQAPAVLARWPEVVAAATVEDAGQVQAWVIGPGVGTGGAALAGLDRVLSKPVPALVDADALTVLATHPHLLARRVRAGGAPVVLTPHQREFARLFPDLDVQADGGPDRLTAARTAAARSGAVVLLKGHRTVIAAPDGRTAVNRTGSPWLASAGSGDVLSGLIGSILATGRDPFEAAALGALRHGLAGEAAERAGIAGAQALLDHL, from the coding sequence GTGATCCGCGCCCATTCCGTGCTCGCGCTGCGCGAGGCCGAGCAGCACGCTCTGGCCCGCACCCCACCTGGGTCGCTGATGCACCGCGCGGCCGGTGCGGTCGCAACAGGCGCGCTGCGACTGCTCGGATCGCGCGGTACTCCCGTGGTCGGGGCGCGGGTCGTGCTGCTCGTCGGGCCCGGCAACAACGGGGCGGACGCACTGTTCGCCGGGGCCCGGTTGCGGCGCCGCGGTGCGCGCGTCGACGCCGTGCTGACGGCTCCGGAGCGGACCCATCCCGAGGCACTGGCGGCAGTGGGCCGTGAGGGGGGTCGAATCCGCCCGATCGCGCAGCTTGCGCCCCTTCTGCAGAGCGCGGACCTGGTGGTCGACGGGCTGCTCGGCATCGGAGCGGCGCCACCACTGCGTGGTGGGATCCGGGAAGTGGTCGCGTTGATGGACCGGTTGCGCAGCGAAGGTGGCACGGGCCCGCTCGGCCCCATGGTCCTTGCGGTCGACGTGCCAACCGGTGTGGACCCGGATACCGGCACCGGCGATCTCACGATCCGCGCCGACCTCACCGTCACCTTCGGTGCTGCGTCGACCGGGCTGCTCGTCGCTCCGCAGGGCGGGACGGTGTGGGTGGTGGACCTCGGGCTCGAGCCGTCCACCCCACCCGACGCAGTGAGCTACGAACCCGAGGATCTGCCGTCCGTCGTACCCGAGATCGGTGATGACAAGTTCTCCTCGGGCGTGGTCGGGATCCACGCCGGCTCGCCCGGATATCCGGGTGCTGCCGTGCTCTGCACCGGAGCCGCGGTGCGCGCCCGGCCTTGCCTGGTGCGATTTGCCGGTGAGCAGGCCCCGGCCGTGCTCGCCCGCTGGCCCGAAGTGGTGGCAGCAGCCACCGTCGAGGATGCCGGACAGGTCCAGGCATGGGTGATCGGGCCGGGTGTCGGTACGGGTGGCGCCGCCCTCGCCGGTCTCGACCGGGTGCTGTCGAAGCCGGTGCCCGCGCTGGTCGATGCTGATGCGCTCACGGTGCTCGCCACCCACCCGCACCTGCTGGCCCGGCGGGTGCGCGCGGGGGGTGCGCCAGTGGTCCTCACCCCGCACCAGCGCGAGTTCGCCCGGTTGTTCCCGGATCTCGACGTCCAGGCGGACGGCGGGCCCGATCGGTTGACGGCGGCGCGCACCGCTGCGGCGCGCAGCGGCGCGGTCGTGCTGCTCAAGGGCCACCGAACGGTCATCGCCGCGCCCGACGGCCGGACGGCGGTCAACCGGACCGGCAGCCCATGGCTGGCCTCGGCGGGATCGGGTGACGTGCTGTCCGGTCTGATCGGCTCGATCCTGGCCACCGGCCGGGACCCGTTCGAGGCGGCCGCGTTGGGTGCCCTCCGCCACGGACTGGCCGGCGAGGCGGCCGAGCGCGCCGGGATCGCCGGGGCGCAGGCCCTGCTCGATCACCTGTGA
- a CDS encoding alpha/beta hydrolase has product MARTSPSIQRPTLDYTAHLGPHRVASGPLDPSGIPGQVIAPVSGRDLPVVAFGHGWLQPVTRYTRLMRHLASWGFIVVAPATERGPVPSHSGLGADLSRALRAVVTGRVAGGVITGSAAKLGVLGHSVGGGAAVLAAASDSTIKAVVTVTPVATKTARAAAGRIHVPALHLVGQVDAMSDHAGADFARSWGGPVQLREVKGAKHLGLGEGKHWTTAIVGDGAEKRIHQVTATLATAFLLRHLTGQDQLADELDGSLSGTGIIDLADPKDEH; this is encoded by the coding sequence GTGGCGCGCACCAGCCCTTCCATCCAGCGACCGACCCTGGACTACACCGCCCATCTCGGACCGCACCGGGTGGCGTCCGGTCCACTGGACCCCAGCGGCATCCCCGGTCAGGTGATCGCTCCGGTTTCCGGGCGCGATCTGCCGGTGGTGGCGTTCGGTCACGGTTGGCTGCAGCCGGTCACCCGGTACACCAGGCTCATGCGTCACCTCGCGTCGTGGGGCTTCATCGTCGTGGCGCCGGCCACCGAGCGTGGGCCGGTCCCCTCGCACTCAGGGCTCGGCGCTGATCTCTCGCGCGCGCTGCGGGCGGTGGTCACCGGGCGGGTTGCCGGCGGCGTCATCACCGGATCCGCCGCGAAGCTCGGTGTGCTGGGCCATTCGGTCGGCGGCGGCGCTGCCGTGCTGGCCGCTGCGAGCGACAGCACGATCAAGGCAGTGGTGACAGTCACACCGGTGGCGACGAAGACCGCCCGCGCGGCTGCCGGTCGGATCCATGTCCCGGCGCTGCACCTGGTCGGCCAGGTCGATGCGATGAGCGACCATGCCGGGGCGGACTTCGCCAGGTCCTGGGGCGGGCCTGTCCAGCTCCGCGAGGTCAAGGGTGCCAAGCACCTGGGTCTGGGTGAGGGCAAGCACTGGACGACGGCGATCGTCGGCGACGGCGCGGAGAAGCGGATCCACCAGGTCACCGCGACTTTGGCCACGGCGTTCCTGTTGCGACACCTCACCGGTCAGGACCAGCTCGCCGACGAGTTGGACGGCTCGCTGTCGGGTACCGGCATCATCGATCTGGCTGATCCGAAGGACGAGCACTGA
- the glmS gene encoding glutamine--fructose-6-phosphate transaminase (isomerizing): MCGIIGYVGPRDALGLLVEGLRRMEYRGYDSAGVSVVSRDGALRVAKKAGRLANLEQEIKVGNHHLVGTTGIGHTRWATHGGPTDRNAHPHLDATGTLAVIHNGIIENFAELRAELEHAGIELVSETDTEVVSHLLGRAYRGETGETAGDLEASMAAVARRLEGAFTLVAAHASEPDLLVAARRNSPLVIGVGDGEMFLASDVSAFIEFTREAVELGQDQLVVITPDGYRVSGFSGGEADARPFTVTWNLAAAEKGGHLTFMDKEIAEQPTALADTLRGHFDGTRVVLDEQRLGEDELRTIDKVFVVACGSAYHSGLVAKYAIEHWTRLPVEVELASEFRYRDPVLDRDTLVVAVSQSGETADTLEAVRHARRQRARVLAVCNTNGSQIPRESDAVLYTHAGPEIGVASTKAFLAQIAANLLVGLALAQARGTKFSDEVAREFEALERVPAAVAETLTRMDAVRALGQEIADSKAVLFLGRHVGYPVALEGALKLKELAYMHAEGFAAGELKHGPIALIEKGLPVVVVTPSPSAQPLLHSKILSNIREIQARGARTIVIGEEGDKTIAPFADFFVELPALPSLLQPLVATVPLQVLAAEIARTRGYDIDKPRNLAKSVTVE, from the coding sequence GTGTGCGGAATCATCGGTTACGTCGGACCTCGTGACGCTCTCGGCCTACTGGTCGAGGGCCTGCGCAGGATGGAATATCGAGGCTACGACTCGGCGGGTGTTTCCGTCGTCAGCCGTGATGGCGCGCTGCGGGTGGCGAAGAAGGCAGGACGCCTCGCCAACCTCGAGCAGGAGATCAAGGTCGGCAACCACCACCTCGTCGGCACCACCGGCATCGGTCACACCCGCTGGGCCACGCACGGTGGCCCGACCGACCGCAATGCCCATCCGCACCTGGACGCGACCGGCACGCTCGCCGTCATCCACAACGGCATCATCGAGAACTTCGCCGAGCTGCGTGCGGAGCTGGAGCACGCCGGCATCGAACTGGTCAGTGAGACCGACACCGAAGTGGTCTCGCACCTGCTCGGCCGCGCCTACCGCGGCGAGACCGGTGAGACGGCCGGCGATCTCGAAGCGTCCATGGCTGCGGTCGCACGGCGACTCGAAGGCGCTTTCACGCTCGTCGCTGCCCATGCGTCCGAGCCGGATCTGCTGGTCGCCGCCCGGCGCAACTCGCCGTTGGTGATCGGCGTCGGTGACGGAGAGATGTTCCTGGCCAGCGACGTCTCCGCGTTCATCGAGTTCACCCGCGAAGCGGTGGAACTGGGTCAGGACCAGCTGGTGGTCATCACGCCGGACGGCTACCGGGTGTCCGGCTTCAGTGGCGGTGAAGCCGATGCCCGGCCGTTCACCGTCACCTGGAACCTGGCGGCCGCGGAGAAGGGCGGTCACCTGACGTTCATGGACAAGGAGATCGCCGAGCAGCCGACAGCGTTGGCGGACACGCTGCGGGGCCACTTCGACGGCACCCGCGTCGTGCTCGACGAGCAACGCCTCGGCGAGGACGAGTTGCGCACCATCGACAAGGTGTTCGTGGTGGCCTGCGGCAGCGCCTACCACTCAGGTCTGGTCGCGAAGTACGCCATCGAACACTGGACCCGACTGCCGGTCGAGGTCGAGTTGGCCAGCGAGTTCCGCTACCGCGATCCGGTCCTGGACCGCGACACCCTGGTGGTCGCAGTCAGCCAGTCGGGAGAGACGGCCGACACTCTCGAGGCGGTGCGGCACGCGCGCCGGCAGCGAGCCAGGGTGCTCGCGGTGTGCAACACCAACGGTTCGCAGATCCCCCGGGAATCCGACGCCGTCCTCTACACCCATGCCGGTCCGGAGATCGGCGTCGCCTCGACGAAGGCGTTCCTCGCGCAGATCGCAGCCAACCTGCTGGTCGGTCTCGCCTTGGCGCAGGCCAGGGGGACGAAGTTCTCCGACGAGGTCGCCCGGGAATTCGAAGCACTCGAGCGGGTTCCTGCCGCCGTGGCGGAGACGCTGACGAGGATGGACGCCGTGCGGGCACTCGGCCAGGAGATCGCCGATTCGAAGGCGGTGCTGTTCCTGGGCCGGCACGTCGGGTATCCGGTGGCGCTCGAGGGGGCGCTCAAGCTCAAGGAGCTGGCGTACATGCATGCGGAGGGGTTTGCGGCCGGCGAACTCAAACACGGTCCGATCGCACTGATCGAGAAAGGCCTGCCCGTTGTCGTCGTCACGCCGTCACCGAGTGCGCAACCGCTGCTGCACTCCAAGATCCTGTCCAACATCAGGGAGATCCAGGCCCGGGGGGCGCGCACGATCGTGATCGGCGAGGAGGGGGACAAGACCATCGCGCCGTTCGCCGACTTCTTCGTCGAACTCCCGGCCCTGCCGTCGCTCCTGCAGCCGCTCGTTGCGACTGTTCCGTTGCAGGTTCTGGCCGCCGAGATAGCCCGAACGCGTGGTTACGACATCGACAAACCGCGGAATCTGGCCAAGTCCGTCACTGTCGAGTGA
- the rplM gene encoding 50S ribosomal protein L13 translates to MRTYSPKPGDVTRAWHVIDATDVVLGRLASQTAQLLRGKHKPIYAPHADTGDFVVIINADKVAISGNKRDGKILYRHSGYPGGLRAQTVGQLLDSRPDKLVEKAVIGMLPHNSLGRSMARKLKVYAGSEHPHTAQQPQPFEIIQVAQ, encoded by the coding sequence GTGCGCACGTACAGCCCCAAGCCCGGCGATGTCACCCGCGCCTGGCACGTGATCGACGCGACCGACGTCGTGCTCGGTCGGCTCGCCAGCCAGACCGCTCAGCTGCTGCGTGGCAAGCACAAGCCGATCTACGCACCGCACGCCGACACCGGTGACTTCGTCGTCATCATCAACGCCGACAAGGTCGCCATCTCCGGCAACAAGCGCGACGGCAAGATCCTGTACCGGCACTCCGGCTACCCGGGTGGCCTGCGCGCGCAGACCGTCGGCCAACTGCTCGACTCGCGTCCCGACAAGCTCGTCGAGAAGGCCGTCATCGGGATGCTGCCGCACAACTCCCTCGGTCGTTCCATGGCCCGGAAGCTCAAGGTCTATGCAGGTTCCGAGCACCCGCACACGGCTCAGCAGCCGCAGCCCTTCGAGATCATCCAGGTCGCGCAGTGA
- a CDS encoding holo-ACP synthase: protein MQPPAGRSVIRVGVDVVGVERFAATLQRTPALAARLFGPGEQLTAGGHPRRPSSLAARFAAKEAVAKALGAPAGMHWHHCRVIADPSGRPELLIVDSVAAVAAALGIVSWELSLSHDAGIAAAVVLGLG, encoded by the coding sequence CTGCAACCTCCCGCTGGTCGGTCCGTCATCCGGGTCGGCGTGGACGTGGTCGGCGTCGAGCGTTTCGCCGCCACCCTCCAGCGGACCCCCGCTTTGGCCGCGCGACTGTTCGGCCCCGGAGAGCAGCTGACGGCGGGTGGTCATCCCCGGCGGCCGTCTTCGCTGGCTGCCAGGTTCGCCGCCAAGGAAGCGGTGGCCAAGGCACTCGGTGCCCCGGCCGGCATGCACTGGCACCACTGCCGGGTGATCGCCGACCCGTCCGGTCGTCCGGAGCTCCTCATCGTGGACTCCGTGGCCGCGGTCGCTGCTGCGCTCGGCATCGTCAGCTGGGAGCTCTCGCTGTCGCACGATGCCGGCATTGCCGCGGCGGTGGTGCTCGGGTTGGGCTGA
- a CDS encoding AAA family ATPase has protein sequence MAGPSVPDPWTAGPSAAFADDLRRFIRARFPVLSITTAEEARVLADIAAVVGNRKQVVPPRRVFIWTTSSGFAELGRPPAADTRTPHAALAAAATLSTPSVVVMIDVHPWLGGGQLPPDTQLVRALKDTARLYQDGTVPRTLVLVSSVPNIPAELEALVTHLDYPLPDEPFLRGLLQRMITRNTESGSVRSELTDEDAERLAAAAVGLTAFEAENAFARAMVVDGTLTAADVSVVAEEKGQIIRKSGVLELVSSTVKLEDIGGLGNLKTWLTKRNGSWLAEARSYGLPAPKGVLMTGVPGCGKSLTAKAMSSAWGLPLIRLDIGRVFGGLVGASEQNMRTAIRTAEAVAPCVLWIDEIEKGFASGASGSGDSGTSARVFGTFLSWMQEKKAAVFVMATANNISLLPPEFLRKGRFDEIFFVDLPTASERRDIFGLHLRARLAAGPALGELPISEELLGALAAETEGFSGAEIEQVAISACFDAFAGRRPLQPDDLHREIANTVPLSVTQSEEITALRRWADVRAVAASASQDRVGYAVPAVSVPAPVDPQTVAERGGRPLEA, from the coding sequence GTGGCAGGTCCGTCCGTCCCGGATCCGTGGACTGCAGGACCCTCGGCCGCGTTCGCCGACGATCTGCGCCGCTTCATCCGGGCCAGGTTCCCCGTGCTGTCCATCACCACCGCGGAGGAAGCGCGAGTGCTGGCCGACATCGCGGCGGTCGTCGGCAACCGGAAGCAGGTGGTGCCGCCGCGGCGGGTCTTCATCTGGACCACCTCCAGTGGGTTCGCCGAGCTCGGTCGACCGCCGGCGGCGGACACCCGCACACCGCATGCGGCGCTGGCGGCCGCAGCGACGCTCAGCACGCCGAGCGTGGTGGTGATGATCGACGTCCATCCGTGGCTCGGTGGGGGACAGCTGCCGCCGGACACCCAACTGGTGCGTGCCCTCAAGGACACCGCGCGGCTCTACCAGGACGGCACCGTTCCGCGGACCCTCGTGCTCGTCAGCAGCGTGCCGAACATCCCGGCCGAGCTCGAAGCACTGGTGACCCATCTCGACTATCCGCTGCCCGACGAGCCGTTCCTGCGCGGCCTGCTGCAGCGGATGATCACCCGCAACACCGAGAGCGGCTCGGTGCGCAGCGAGCTCACGGACGAGGACGCCGAACGGTTGGCCGCCGCAGCGGTCGGGTTGACCGCGTTCGAGGCGGAGAACGCCTTCGCCAGGGCCATGGTGGTCGACGGCACGCTCACCGCCGCTGACGTCAGCGTGGTCGCGGAGGAAAAGGGTCAGATCATCCGCAAGTCGGGAGTTCTGGAGCTGGTCTCCTCGACCGTCAAGCTCGAGGACATCGGCGGCCTGGGCAACCTGAAGACCTGGCTCACCAAGCGCAACGGATCGTGGTTGGCCGAGGCGCGCTCGTACGGCCTGCCCGCGCCGAAGGGCGTGCTGATGACCGGGGTGCCGGGATGCGGCAAATCGCTGACGGCCAAGGCGATGTCGTCCGCGTGGGGCCTGCCGCTGATCAGGCTGGACATCGGCCGGGTGTTCGGCGGGTTGGTGGGTGCGAGCGAGCAGAACATGCGAACGGCGATCCGCACCGCCGAGGCGGTCGCGCCGTGTGTGCTGTGGATCGACGAGATCGAGAAGGGGTTTGCCTCCGGTGCATCGGGCAGCGGTGATTCCGGCACCTCGGCGCGGGTGTTCGGCACGTTCCTGTCATGGATGCAGGAGAAGAAGGCCGCGGTGTTCGTGATGGCGACCGCCAACAACATCTCGTTGCTGCCACCGGAGTTCCTCCGCAAGGGCCGCTTCGACGAGATCTTCTTCGTCGACCTGCCGACTGCCTCGGAGCGGCGCGACATCTTCGGCCTCCACCTCCGGGCCCGGCTCGCGGCAGGCCCGGCTCTCGGCGAACTCCCGATCAGCGAGGAACTGCTCGGTGCGCTGGCCGCCGAGACGGAGGGGTTCTCCGGGGCCGAGATCGAGCAGGTCGCCATCTCGGCGTGTTTCGATGCCTTCGCGGGTCGGCGGCCACTGCAGCCCGACGATCTGCACCGGGAGATCGCGAACACCGTGCCGCTGTCGGTCACCCAGTCCGAGGAGATCACCGCCCTGCGACGCTGGGCGGACGTGCGTGCGGTCGCCGCCTCCGCATCGCAGGACCGGGTCGGATACGCGGTCCCTGCGGTGTCCGTCCCCGCGCCGGTCGACCCGCAGACCGTTGCGGAACGGGGCGGGCGACCCCTCGAAGCGTGA